AAGCGGGTGCCCAGGGTGATGTTGACGCTCATGATGCGCACGGTGGGGACCCGCGCGACGTACTGGATGTCGTCGCCGGAGAGGACCGCCATCGAGGCGGAGTCGTGCACCCGCTCGACCAGCGCGACAAGGTGCGGCTGGGCGATGGCGGGCAGGGTGAGGCCCGAGAGATGGGCGAAGCCCAGCTCCAGCACCTTCGGGGTCGGGCGGAAGAGCTTGCCGTCGGTGGCGAGGTAGCCCAGGTGTTCCAGCGTGATCAGGGCGCGGCGGGCGGTCGCGCGGGCAAGGCCGGTGGCCTCCGCGACGGCGGTGAGGGAGAGTTCGGCGCGGCCGGCACCGAACGCGGTGAGGGTGATCAGCCCGCGGGCCATCGATTCGACGAACTCGGGGCCCAGTTCCTGCTTGGACGCGCGCATCCAGGTGGCATGGGCGGGGTGCGACGGGCCGGGCGCCGTGTCGGGGACGGACGCCGCCTCCCGGGGGAGGGTCAGGGCGTACTCCATTGCGGAGACCGCCTCGCGGAGGCGGGGGAGCACCGCGTCGGGCAGTTCGGCAGCGCTCAGCCGGCTGGTGTGACTGACGACGCTGAGTGCGCAGACCGGGCGGCCGGCGGTGTCGCGGACCGGCATGGCCACCGCGACCAGGCCCGGTTCGATGAGCTGGTCGTCCAGGGACCAGCCGGCGTCGCGCGCGGCGGCCACCCGGGCCTCGAAACCGGCGGGCGAGCCTGCATCCGCGCCCGGCCCGGCGTCGTTTCCCGCCCCGTCCTCGGCGCGCCGCGGCGGCACCGCCGGGAAGCCCGCGTCCGTCGGGTCGGCCGCGCGGCGTGAGCGCCAGCGCTGCCAGTCCGCCGCGTCCCAGTGGTCCGCGAACAGCGCGCCCGGCGCGCCCCGCTCGGCGGGCAGCAGATCGCCGATGCGGAAGGCGAGCGACATGGCGCGGCGGCGGGTCGCCTGGTGGACGAAGCGCACCCCGTCGGCGTCCGGCACCGCGAGGGAGACCGGCTCGTCCAGCTCGTCGGCCAGCCGGTCGGCGAGCGGACCGAGCCGGTCGGGGAGCTCGGAGGCGGCGAGGTAGGCGTTGCCGAGCTCCAGCAGCCGCGGCGCGAGCACCGCGTCCCGGCCCTCGATCCGCACGTAGCCCAGGCGCGCGAGCGTGCTCAGCACCCGGTCGACGGTGGAGCGGGCGAGCTCGGTGCGGCGCACCAGGTCGCCGACCGGCTGCCGGCCGCCGCCGCCCGCCAGCTCCCGCAGCACGGACAGGCCGCGCATCAGCGGCCCCACCGCTTCCGGCGGGGGCGGTGGCGGTGCGGACGGGGCGGTGGCGGCGGGCTGGGTCATGGCCTCTCCATGGTGCGGCGATCTGGTCGGAACCGTACCCGGGGGGACCGTTGACAGGGCCGGGGGCGGGGTCCAAACTCAAGGCGGCTCGATTGTGAACTTAAGTTCACTGTACGAACAAGTTGAGGTGGGGCGGCCTTTGAGGCCATGCCCCGGCACGACCCGAGGGCGAGGACATGGCCGACATCCGTTCCCTGCACGATGCCGTCGCGGAGCTGATCCATGACGGAGACACCGTGGCGCTGGAGGGGTTCACCCACCTCATCCCGTTCGCCGCGGCGCACGAGATCATCCGTCAGGGCATCAAGGGCCTCACGCTCGCCCGGATGACCCCGGACGTGGTCTACGACCAGCTGATCGGTGCGGGCGTGGCCGCCAAGCTGGTCTTCTCCTGGGGCGGCAATCCGGGCGTCGGGTCGCTGCACCGCTTCCGGGACGCGGTCGAGAACGGCTGGCCCGCCCCGCTGGAGACCGACGAGCACAGCCACGCCGGGATGGCCAACCGCTATGCCGCGGGCGCGGCACGGCTCCCGTTCGCCGTGCTCCGCGGCTACCGCGGCAGCGACATCCCGGCCCGTACGCCCACGGTCTCCACCGTCGTCTGCCCGTTCACCGGCGAGGAACTGGCCGCCGTCGCCGCCCTCAATCCGGACGTCACGGTCATCCATGCGCAGCAGGCCGACAAGGCGGGCAACATCCAGCTGTGGGGCCTGACGGGGATACAGAAGGAGGCGGCGCTGGCCGCCCGGCGGGTGCTGGTCACCGTCGAGGAAGTCGTCGACACCCTGGAGCCCCGTCCCGGCGGCGTCGTCCTGCCCACATGGGTCGTCGACGCGGTCGCGCTCGTCCCCGGCGGCGCCCATCCGTCCTACGCGGCCGGCTATTCGGTCCGGGACAACGCCTTCTACCGGGAATGGGACGGCATTTCGCGGGACCGGGCGGCGTTCGGGCGCTGGCTCGGGGAGTGTGTGCGCCTGGAGCCTGGACAGTCAGGGA
This Streptomyces decoyicus DNA region includes the following protein-coding sequences:
- a CDS encoding IclR family transcriptional regulator domain-containing protein; translation: MTQPAATAPSAPPPPPPEAVGPLMRGLSVLRELAGGGGRQPVGDLVRRTELARSTVDRVLSTLARLGYVRIEGRDAVLAPRLLELGNAYLAASELPDRLGPLADRLADELDEPVSLAVPDADGVRFVHQATRRRAMSLAFRIGDLLPAERGAPGALFADHWDAADWQRWRSRRAADPTDAGFPAVPPRRAEDGAGNDAGPGADAGSPAGFEARVAAARDAGWSLDDQLIEPGLVAVAMPVRDTAGRPVCALSVVSHTSRLSAAELPDAVLPRLREAVSAMEYALTLPREAASVPDTAPGPSHPAHATWMRASKQELGPEFVESMARGLITLTAFGAGRAELSLTAVAEATGLARATARRALITLEHLGYLATDGKLFRPTPKVLELGFAHLSGLTLPAIAQPHLVALVERVHDSASMAVLSGDDIQYVARVPTVRIMSVNITLGTRFPAYPTSMGRVLLAGLTPAELSARLALTDLAPLTRHTVTDPGRLLALLEEVRSHGYALVDEELEEGLRSLAVPVRDRTGRVVSAVNVSTHAGRCTADEARERLLPALRTTAAAIEADLWVAGRYARIPVL